The Nostoc sp. 'Peltigera membranacea cyanobiont' N6 genome contains the following window.
AAAAACAATTGCGATCGCAAGGCGCAATTGCTTTGTTTTACTGAACAATTTGACCCCAAAAATCGCCCTGAACCAAATCCTAATAGTATTTTATACTCTAGTGTTAGAGTATATTTTTCCCTTAATTACTTTAAAGATTAATAAATTCTTAGTCCTCACTACAAACCTTTAATTATTTACGCCTTCCTACTTATGCAAACTCAAAATATTGAACAAATATTTCAAGATGTTTTAGATGAGCTTTACCAAGCATATCTGCCATCCAAACATCCTTTTTTCTCTCGTCTAGCTCTGTTACCACCAGAACAACTTCGTTCTCCCGATTTATTAGGAGAAATTTACCTCAGATACCAAGCAGCCTGCCATGCGACTCGTGTCATGGTTTACTTTATACCGCACTTAAATAGTCCTGCGCTCAGAGAGCGGAAGCTCAGAATTATTAGTGACGATGATAGTTGGCAAAATGGCGGGATTCACCATTATCAATTAAGTCAAGCTTTTGCTAATTTGGGAGCAAAATTGACTATCCCAGATGAAGAGTTTGGCAGTTTAGATGAATTACAAAAATATTTAGACCCTACTACTGCAAATTTTGTATCTTTAGTGCAGAATATTTATCCACAGTCTCTAGGCCCTTTTTGTGTGGTTGAAATGTTTGCTTATGATTGGATGCAAGCATTAATGAATGCGCTAGCTGATTGTTTTCCATTTATTAAACAAGAGCCATATTTTACTGAATGTTTTGACCAAGGTGTTGAAGAAAGACACGCTCAAGAAGCAATAGAATTGACCAAGATTACTCTCAAGAAATCACCACAATTATTTACTCCCACTATTGAGGGAGCAAATATGATGGCTATAGCGTTAGATCAATTTTGGTCTGGATTAGATAATTTATTGCAAGACATTCATCCTCATCCGCGCATTTTACTGTAATTCTCACTTGGGGGATGAAGGAGATGAGGGAAATTTTCACCCAATTCCCTTATCCCCAGAGGGGGCCCACCTTCCCCAATCTTTAATTCCTTTTACGCTGCTAATAAATTTTGTTCAATATATGTGGCTTGAACAAAAGCTTGGAAAATTCTTTCATGATGGGGATCGTTAACTGAAAGCTCTGGATGCCATTGCACACCAATTGCCCAAGGGTGATGTTCGTGTTCCACTGCTTCAATTACCCCATCTTCTGAGGCATGGGCTACAACACGCCAACCATCTGGGACTTTGTGTACTGCTTGGTGATGCCAAGAAACTACCGATATGTGAGTATTCTGAACAATATTAGCTAGACGGCTTTCTCCATTTATTTGGACTAAATGTTCTGTGGGTAAACGCTTTCCAGGTTCAGGATCTATCCGATGTAATACTGAATTACCATAAACCTCTGGGACGTGGGGAATGAGAGTACCGCCAGAAGCAACGATGAGAATTTGTAAACCTCGACAGATACCTAACACAGGTAAATGATGTTGCATAGCATATTTGGCTAATTGCAATTCAAAAGCATCGCGATCGCTATCTATAGAATAAATGCTGGGATGATCTAAACCTTCATACCACACAGGATTAATATCTCCACCACCGGACATGATTAAACCATCCAAAGGCTCTAATAATATCGCCGGGTCAGTTTCACCTGGTGGTAATAATATGGGAGTGCCACCAGCGGCGCGGACTGCATCTATATAAACACTTGGCAAAGAAAACGGTAATGCTTCTTGCCGACCGTAGGTTGTAATGCCAATCAACGCCTTTCGAGACCTTCTACTCATCGTTTTTCTTTGCTCCTAGGGTTTTTAAAGTTTTAATTTGAGCTTCTGTGAGATTCACTGCACCTGTGATATCCATCCCTTCACACAGTCTGGGAGACCTGAGTGTTTTTTTCAACTCTCCTGTTTCTGTATCCCAAAGTATAATAGTGCCATCTTCACTACTACTAGCAAGAGTTTGACCATCAGCACTAAAGACTACAGACCAGATTCTTTCTTGATGTCCGGTCAAAGTTTGGTAGAGTTTAGCGGTTTTGATATCCCAAATTTCAATAATTGAGTTTCCCCCTGCACTTGCGACAAAACGACCTTTAGGGCTAAAAGCCACAGTCCGCACCCAACCAGTTTCTCCTTTCAAGATTTGGATACACTTACCTGTAGTTACATCCCAGAGCTTAACTGTGTGGTCTTCGCTACCACTCACAAGGGTATTACCATCTGGACTAAAACGTACAGACCGCACCCATCCATCATGACCAAAGAGAGTTTTAAGGCATTTACCTGTATCTACATCCCACAATTTGATTGTGCAGTCTTCGCTACCACTAGCTAAGATGCTGCTATCTGGACTAAAAGTTACAGACCAGAGCCAGTTTTTATGATTCTCTTGAGTTTGGCGATATTCACCTGAATGAATATTCCATATTCTTAATATTTTGTCATCGCCACCACTGGCTAAATAACGACCATCTGGACTAAAATCCACAGTCAAAATGCGATCAAAATGGTCTACTAAAGTTTTGCGATGTTGACCAGTTTGAGTATCCCATAATCTGATAGTTTGGTCGTCACTACCACTGGCAATCATACTACTGTCAGGACTCAAGGCAACTGCGCGTATTCTATTGGTATGCCCTGCCAAAGATTTACTTTCGCCTGTATCTAAGTTCCAGAGTTTAATAGTTTTATCGTCATTGCCACTAATTAAGATGTTATTACTGGGATGAAAAACTAGAGACCAAGCCCAATCTGTGTAACCTTGAAGAGTTTTGAGACATTCACCTGTATGAGTATCCCAAAATTTCACAGTTTTGTCATCGCTACTACTGATTAAAGTTTTACCTTCAGGATCAGTAAAGGTAACAGACCAAACTTTTTCTGTATGTTCTGATAAAGTCCGGTAGCGTTTGTTAGCATTAATATCCCACAAAATTACCTTATGGTCTTCACTGGCACTAGCCAAAATGCGAGAATTTGGTTCTGGGCTAAACGCTAGCGATCGCACTCTTTGCGTATGTCCTGGTAAAGTTTGGAGATACTTGCCGCTATGAATATCCCAGAGCCTAACGGTATGGTCATCACTACCACTGGCTAAAATCTTACCATCAGAACTAAAGGCAACTGTACGTACCCGCGCTGTATGTTGTCCTTCCAGAGTTCTTATGTAATTTCCTGTGTGTGCATCCCACAAAATTACTGTCCTGTCACTACTACCACTAGCTAAAATTTTGCCATCAGGGCTAAAAGCAACTTCACGTACCCAATGAGTATGTTTTTCGAGAATTTTCCAGCATTCAGCAGTATGAACATTCCATAGTCTAACTGTTTTATCTTCGCTACTACTAGCTACTGTTTTTCCATCTGGGCTAAATGCTACTGACCAGACTCTTTCTTTATGTCCTTGTAACGATCTCAAAAATTGACCAGTTGTGGTATTCCATAATCTGACGGTTTTATCGTCACTACCACTTACTAAGATTTCTCCATCAGGACTAAAAGCCACCGATCTAATCCAATTTGTATGCCCTTCTAAAGTTAAAAGTTGATGACCTTTAGCATCTCTGAGGCGAATTTCACTTTTGGTATCACCCAAGGCAATCATCGATTTTTTCGAGTTATACGCCACTGCCAAAACAATCCCAAAGGACTCTGTAAACCGTGTTTTGTTTAAATCTGCATTAACAAATTTTACATCACGTAAATCTGCTCCTCTTAAATATGCCTGCCATACCGTAAAATTGGATAAATCAAGCCCAGATAAATTGTAGTTATGATAGCGTAATAAATCTAAAATATTACCCACAAGATATCCTTTGGGTAAATCCCTAATTTTTTGCTTTTCCTCCTCCAGGAATTTAACTAGTTTTGTATCTAAGTCATTCAGATTTTTAGCAATTGGTTTAATAATTAATTGCATTTGGCTATTTCTTACATAGTCTTGAGCAGTAGCTTTGGCTAAGGCAAATCTATTAAAAAATTGCGTCTGTCCAGAATTTAGCTCTTTACTTACCTGCCGAATCAGAATACCTGTCATATATTCCAATACGACATTTTGTAGGGTAAATTTACCATCAACGGCTTCAATTAATGAGTATCGTTTCAGGTTTTCTAAGGCATTAATTACATCAAAGTATATTGGTTTTTCGGTAATATCCTCAAATAACTCCAAAGCAGATACTGGCTCTCGATTAATTGCCAACCAGTACATAATTTCTTGTTCTAATTCTGTCAGATGGGTAAATTGCTGCTCTAATAAACTTTCTATCCCTACAAATGGTGTCAAGGTAATTTCTTGAGATAAAAATTCCGAAACATTCCCGCTAAATAAATCTTGAATAAAAGTAGAGACTATTTTTAAGGCTAAAGGATTACCACTGTATAATCTTACTAGCTTTTGCATTTCCTGGTCTGTACCAGTAAGTTTCTTATTTTCCAAGATTTTCATTACTTCTAAATCTTTT
Protein-coding sequences here:
- a CDS encoding gamma-glutamyl-gamma-aminobutyrate hydrolase family protein gives rise to the protein MSRRSRKALIGITTYGRQEALPFSLPSVYIDAVRAAGGTPILLPPGETDPAILLEPLDGLIMSGGGDINPVWYEGLDHPSIYSIDSDRDAFELQLAKYAMQHHLPVLGICRGLQILIVASGGTLIPHVPEVYGNSVLHRIDPEPGKRLPTEHLVQINGESRLANIVQNTHISVVSWHHQAVHKVPDGWRVVAHASEDGVIEAVEHEHHPWAIGVQWHPELSVNDPHHERIFQAFVQATYIEQNLLAA
- a CDS encoding eIF2A-related protein, encoding MNQQQLNETFDKLTPRRQEVLRLVLAGELDEAIAQVLVIQPATVRKYLERLYRAFDVTKKSELVTLFAKYKPELINGTSHQIVPVAEKSSSNSKQDLGEAPDTVTFYGRTEELATLRQWIVNERCRIVGLLGMGGLGKTALSVKLAAQLKSDFDYIIWRSLREAPKLETILNGIIKFLSNQEEINPTGNIHEKITRLLEHLRSSRCLLILDNFESILADGSYGEQYRDEYQDYSILIQRIGELHHQSCLVFTSRIKPKKIAMQEGENLLISYLPLQGLKDLEVMKILENKKLTGTDQEMQKLVRLYSGNPLALKIVSTFIQDLFSGNVSEFLSQEITLTPFVGIESLLEQQFTHLTELEQEIMYWLAINREPVSALELFEDITEKPIYFDVINALENLKRYSLIEAVDGKFTLQNVVLEYMTGILIRQVSKELNSGQTQFFNRFALAKATAQDYVRNSQMQLIIKPIAKNLNDLDTKLVKFLEEEKQKIRDLPKGYLVGNILDLLRYHNYNLSGLDLSNFTVWQAYLRGADLRDVKFVNADLNKTRFTESFGIVLAVAYNSKKSMIALGDTKSEIRLRDAKGHQLLTLEGHTNWIRSVAFSPDGEILVSGSDDKTVRLWNTTTGQFLRSLQGHKERVWSVAFSPDGKTVASSSEDKTVRLWNVHTAECWKILEKHTHWVREVAFSPDGKILASGSSDRTVILWDAHTGNYIRTLEGQHTARVRTVAFSSDGKILASGSDDHTVRLWDIHSGKYLQTLPGHTQRVRSLAFSPEPNSRILASASEDHKVILWDINANKRYRTLSEHTEKVWSVTFTDPEGKTLISSSDDKTVKFWDTHTGECLKTLQGYTDWAWSLVFHPSNNILISGNDDKTIKLWNLDTGESKSLAGHTNRIRAVALSPDSSMIASGSDDQTIRLWDTQTGQHRKTLVDHFDRILTVDFSPDGRYLASGGDDKILRIWNIHSGEYRQTQENHKNWLWSVTFSPDSSILASGSEDCTIKLWDVDTGKCLKTLFGHDGWVRSVRFSPDGNTLVSGSEDHTVKLWDVTTGKCIQILKGETGWVRTVAFSPKGRFVASAGGNSIIEIWDIKTAKLYQTLTGHQERIWSVVFSADGQTLASSSEDGTIILWDTETGELKKTLRSPRLCEGMDITGAVNLTEAQIKTLKTLGAKKNDE